Proteins encoded within one genomic window of Lysinibacillus sphaericus:
- a CDS encoding DsbA family oxidoreductase yields the protein MKIEVFSDFSCPFCYIGKRELEQAIKEAGYTDQVEIEYKSYQIDSTAPKETGQSFYEHFMAQQNVTREEAEQMTIGITERAKEVGLTYQFAEMKKVHTEKAHRLAKWTKQFGKEAAYIEVLMAAYLMEGKDLNDDAMLLAVIKELGLDVAEAQQVLNTNEAFKEELDKDRYDAQQIGVQSVPFFVFENRYGIKGAEPNEVFVRTLHQAAEIAGIKPTLNMVGNGDASCADGACKL from the coding sequence ATGAAAATTGAAGTGTTTTCTGACTTCTCATGCCCATTTTGTTATATAGGGAAAAGAGAGTTAGAACAAGCAATAAAAGAGGCTGGATATACTGATCAAGTAGAGATAGAGTACAAATCCTATCAAATTGATTCTACTGCACCGAAAGAGACGGGGCAAAGTTTTTATGAACATTTTATGGCTCAGCAAAACGTAACGCGTGAAGAAGCTGAACAAATGACAATTGGTATTACTGAACGAGCAAAGGAAGTTGGGCTCACATATCAATTTGCTGAGATGAAAAAAGTGCATACAGAGAAAGCCCACCGCTTGGCAAAATGGACGAAGCAATTTGGAAAAGAAGCCGCTTATATAGAAGTGTTAATGGCTGCTTATTTAATGGAAGGTAAAGACTTAAATGATGATGCCATGTTGCTAGCGGTTATTAAAGAGTTAGGCTTAGATGTTGCCGAAGCACAACAAGTATTGAATACAAATGAAGCTTTTAAGGAAGAGTTAGATAAAGATCGCTACGATGCGCAACAGATTGGGGTACAAAGCGTGCCATTCTTTGTTTTTGAAAATCGTTACGGTATTAAAGGTGCTGAGCCGAATGAAGTATTCGTACGTACATTGCATCAAGCTGCGGAAATTGCTGGTATTAAACCTACTTTAAATATGGTTGGTAACGGTGATGCTTCTTGTGCGGATGGTGCATGTAAATTATAA
- a CDS encoding S-layer homology domain-containing protein, translating to MQNKKLIHVVIILFMLLSLLPIAPREAKAASLNQIFLGEPQAVFSGRTISSGKKVVAIGKDSDGTLHMAGMVGLTPFTLSDLKGVPAYQLHNGSRELNEFYSTAMTDLDGDGKQDIVSAGPNGVQESPNNIILWNHDNQTLTKQSTFNLFSIAFYGKSVQTGDVNNDGKNDIIWFTTDNVYVGINNSTPNNPSFSLKVNAGVDNQSGNNGCSMGDFNGDHNLDYICSTNNKNHNDLFKIGLGNGDGTFQLEAVPQRSDSIVALYLASDDLNQDGKDDFVLVRGSYPSKSIEISVGLRNSTNTGFDITLLSRSAFINGSIAIGDLNNDGYKDIALTALNNANQKNLDVHLNNGVGQFNSAPDITTNGGDIEQLFIEDMNNDGVNDILTVGTSQVSYYPVNLYKEVTNLALDQTNIALKANATKQLTALFTPADATSQDVTWESSDSTIAAVDQNGLVTGLAEGSATITVTSTKDGTKFATCNVLVGNPPTLSNLTVSEGTLSPAFAEDTNDYIVHVDNAVTSLKVTPTVMDTAATIKVLDTDVTSESPSDELSLQVGKNSIPVVVKSIEGIENTYTLTVIRNASSPLVTSASTTEHSQTQSGLVITSEDGNAVTHLKISNIQGGALFKNDGTTVIQDGDFITIAEGNSGLKFTPTQYLNSVANDVFSFDVAAALDTTDSGLSNTAQATITVSEVNDEPIATDDTLSVKENAKAKIITFAELLANDKAGPENENNQKLSMKSVDNAVGGTVTIENDEIKFAFEKDFKGQGSFNYTIVDDGTTSGLIDPKEATGNVVFSVQENQIPTVNEPIANQQGIAGGDVISLDLSNTFKDLDNDSLTLSATSNKEAIATVSIKDNNLKINPLSAGQATITVTAEDDFGGKVTTDFEITVVQQYTVTFEVNGGSKVQAQKVKVGAVATKPSENPTKAGYTFGGWYMDRELTKVFDFTKGIVGNTTVYAKWEVISSGDGGSSSTPSTSEPTPKPTPTEDVKVLVNGKEEAIGKATSTQVGNQKVMTVTVDSKKLQEKLAAEGKKAVVTIPVNKDADIIIGELNAQMVKNMQNEQALVVIQTPTASYTLPASQINIDAISTEIGKDISLEDIKVQIEIAKPTNDMVKFVENVAQQGNFSLMVAPIEFTVKAVSTIKTVDITSFNAYVQRTITIPKDVEASKITTAIVVKQDGTAQHVPTKVIQKEGKYYAVINSLTNSTYALVWNPIEFTDVANHWSKEAVNNLGSRMIINGVREGIFAPNQDITRAQFAAIIVRALGLKTDDLTSHYADVTTDAWYASYINAASEYKLIQGYSNGHFGPNDKITRQQAMTILARALLLTDIDTTISEQEAATILAAFIDEGQIAEYAKSPIAVAVKTGLVTGKANKTIAPTANISRAEVAVIIERFLKKAELINSK from the coding sequence ATGCAGAATAAGAAATTGATACATGTTGTTATTATTTTGTTCATGCTACTTAGCTTGCTTCCGATTGCACCTCGAGAAGCAAAAGCAGCATCGTTAAACCAAATATTTTTAGGAGAACCACAAGCGGTATTTTCGGGTAGAACGATTAGCTCTGGAAAAAAAGTAGTAGCTATTGGAAAAGATAGTGATGGTACACTCCACATGGCAGGAATGGTGGGTTTAACACCCTTTACGTTAAGCGATTTAAAAGGAGTACCTGCCTATCAATTACATAATGGGAGTCGGGAGCTGAATGAATTTTATAGTACAGCAATGACTGACTTAGATGGTGATGGTAAACAGGATATTGTTTCAGCTGGACCAAATGGCGTTCAAGAAAGCCCTAATAATATTATTTTATGGAACCATGATAATCAAACATTAACAAAACAATCTACGTTTAATCTATTTTCAATAGCCTTTTATGGTAAGAGTGTGCAAACGGGAGATGTCAATAATGATGGAAAAAATGATATCATTTGGTTTACAACAGATAACGTATATGTAGGTATTAATAATAGTACACCAAATAATCCTTCATTCTCGTTGAAAGTAAATGCGGGCGTAGATAATCAATCAGGAAATAATGGTTGTTCTATGGGCGATTTTAATGGTGATCACAATTTAGACTATATTTGTTCGACAAATAATAAAAATCATAATGATTTATTTAAAATTGGACTAGGTAATGGCGATGGTACATTTCAGCTTGAAGCAGTACCTCAAAGATCGGATAGTATAGTCGCACTATATCTTGCTTCAGATGATTTAAATCAAGACGGAAAAGATGATTTTGTATTAGTGAGAGGTAGTTACCCATCGAAATCAATTGAAATATCTGTAGGACTTCGTAATAGTACGAATACAGGTTTTGATATAACGCTATTAAGTCGAAGTGCATTTATAAATGGTTCAATTGCAATTGGTGATTTAAATAATGACGGTTATAAGGATATTGCTCTTACAGCTTTAAATAATGCAAATCAAAAGAACTTAGACGTTCATCTTAATAATGGGGTAGGTCAATTTAACAGCGCTCCTGATATTACTACAAATGGGGGGGATATCGAGCAACTATTTATAGAAGATATGAATAATGATGGTGTTAATGATATTTTGACAGTTGGAACTAGTCAAGTTAGTTATTATCCAGTAAATCTATATAAAGAAGTTACTAATTTAGCGCTCGATCAAACGAATATAGCGCTTAAAGCAAATGCAACAAAACAGTTAACAGCTTTATTTACTCCTGCGGATGCAACATCTCAAGATGTAACGTGGGAATCTAGCGACTCCACGATTGCAGCAGTTGACCAAAATGGTTTGGTGACAGGGTTAGCAGAAGGTAGCGCTACCATTACGGTCACTTCAACAAAAGATGGCACAAAATTTGCAACATGTAATGTTTTAGTTGGCAATCCACCAACACTATCTAATTTAACTGTGAGTGAAGGAACACTAAGCCCTGCTTTTGCAGAAGACACAAATGACTATATCGTCCATGTAGATAATGCGGTAACTTCATTAAAGGTAACACCGACAGTGATGGATACTGCAGCTACAATAAAAGTACTAGATACAGATGTTACGAGTGAAAGTCCATCTGATGAGCTTTCACTTCAAGTTGGGAAAAATAGTATACCTGTCGTTGTGAAATCTATCGAGGGTATCGAAAATACGTATACTCTAACTGTAATCAGAAACGCAAGTAGCCCATTGGTTACAAGTGCTTCGACTACGGAACATAGCCAAACACAAAGCGGATTAGTTATTACATCAGAAGATGGAAATGCCGTTACACATCTAAAAATTAGTAATATTCAAGGTGGGGCATTATTCAAAAACGATGGTACAACAGTCATCCAAGATGGAGATTTTATTACCATTGCAGAAGGGAATAGTGGCTTAAAGTTCACGCCGACACAATATTTAAATTCAGTGGCAAATGATGTCTTTAGTTTTGATGTTGCTGCAGCACTTGATACAACAGATAGTGGCCTAAGTAATACGGCTCAAGCTACTATTACTGTGAGTGAAGTGAATGATGAACCAATCGCGACAGATGATACACTATCAGTGAAAGAAAATGCTAAAGCTAAAATCATCACGTTTGCTGAGCTGCTTGCTAATGATAAAGCAGGTCCAGAAAACGAAAACAATCAAAAGCTTAGCATGAAATCTGTTGATAATGCAGTAGGCGGAACGGTAACGATTGAAAATGATGAAATTAAGTTTGCCTTTGAAAAGGATTTTAAAGGTCAAGGGAGCTTTAACTATACAATTGTAGATGATGGTACAACTTCCGGATTAATTGATCCGAAAGAAGCAACAGGAAATGTCGTTTTTTCTGTACAAGAAAACCAAATACCTACTGTCAATGAACCGATTGCAAATCAACAAGGTATTGCAGGTGGCGATGTTATCTCCTTGGACTTGTCAAATACGTTTAAGGATTTAGATAATGATTCTTTGACATTATCCGCAACCTCAAATAAAGAAGCAATTGCAACAGTCTCAATCAAAGATAATAATTTGAAAATTAATCCATTATCAGCAGGCCAAGCTACTATTACTGTTACTGCTGAAGACGACTTTGGAGGCAAAGTTACAACTGATTTTGAAATAACGGTTGTACAACAATATACTGTTACCTTTGAAGTGAATGGCGGTAGTAAAGTGCAAGCGCAAAAAGTAAAAGTAGGAGCTGTCGCTACAAAACCAAGCGAAAATCCAACAAAAGCTGGATACACTTTTGGCGGTTGGTATATGGATCGTGAACTGACGAAGGTGTTTGATTTTACAAAAGGTATAGTAGGCAATACAACGGTCTATGCGAAGTGGGAAGTGATATCTAGTGGTGATGGTGGTTCTTCTAGTACTCCGTCAACGTCGGAACCTACTCCAAAGCCGACTCCTACAGAAGATGTAAAAGTACTTGTTAATGGTAAAGAAGAGGCCATTGGTAAAGCGACAAGCACACAGGTAGGAAATCAAAAAGTGATGACGGTAACGGTAGATTCTAAAAAGTTACAGGAAAAACTAGCGGCAGAAGGTAAAAAAGCAGTTGTGACTATTCCTGTAAACAAGGATGCTGATATCATTATTGGAGAATTAAATGCTCAAATGGTAAAAAATATGCAGAATGAGCAAGCATTAGTAGTTATTCAAACACCAACAGCTTCTTACACATTGCCAGCTTCACAAATCAATATAGATGCAATTTCTACAGAAATAGGAAAAGATATTTCACTTGAAGACATTAAAGTACAAATCGAAATTGCGAAGCCTACAAACGATATGGTGAAGTTTGTAGAAAATGTGGCACAACAAGGTAATTTCTCTTTAATGGTTGCACCTATTGAGTTTACTGTAAAAGCGGTAAGTACTATAAAAACGGTTGATATTACAAGCTTCAACGCTTATGTTCAACGAACAATAACGATACCAAAAGACGTGGAAGCAAGCAAAATTACAACGGCTATCGTCGTTAAACAAGACGGCACAGCACAACATGTACCGACAAAAGTGATACAAAAAGAAGGAAAGTACTATGCGGTTATTAATAGTTTAACAAATAGTACGTATGCTCTTGTTTGGAATCCTATTGAATTTACCGATGTGGCTAATCATTGGTCAAAAGAGGCTGTGAATAATCTTGGCTCTCGAATGATTATTAATGGAGTACGTGAGGGCATATTTGCACCTAATCAAGATATAACACGTGCACAATTTGCTGCTATTATAGTCCGTGCGCTCGGTTTAAAAACAGATGACCTTACTAGTCATTATGCAGATGTAACAACAGATGCATGGTATGCAAGCTATATCAATGCTGCAAGTGAATACAAGCTTATTCAAGGTTACAGCAATGGTCACTTTGGACCGAATGATAAAATTACACGTCAGCAAGCAATGACAATTTTAGCGCGTGCTTTGTTGTTAACCGATATAGATACAACGATTTCAGAGCAAGAAGCGGCAACTATTTTAGCTGCGTTTATAGATGAAGGACAAATTGCCGAATATGCTAAATCTCCTATTGCAGTTGCAGTAAAAACAGGTTTAGTAACAGGTAAGGCAAATAAAACAATCGCGCCAACTGCTAATATTTCGCGTGCAGAAGTAGCGGTAATAATCGAACGCTTCTTAAAGAAAGCAGAGCTTATTAATTCAAAGTAA
- a CDS encoding sulfurtransferase TusA family protein: MNSNLQLDAKGLSCPMPIVKTKKAMDTLASGEILEVQVTDKGALADIPAWANAGGHTILDKSEDAGVITFFIQKA; the protein is encoded by the coding sequence ATGAACTCAAATTTACAATTAGATGCAAAAGGTTTATCTTGTCCAATGCCGATCGTAAAAACAAAAAAGGCGATGGATACACTAGCTTCAGGTGAGATTTTGGAAGTACAAGTAACAGATAAAGGGGCTTTAGCGGATATCCCTGCATGGGCAAATGCAGGTGGTCACACGATTTTAGATAAATCGGAAGACGCTGGCGTCATTACATTCTTTATTCAAAAAGCGTAA
- a CDS encoding c-type cytochrome, translated as MKKMTTGIAGTILIAATLFVGAAISDKILGDANGETNEAAVKTQIPTTANSQKVVYAPPSIEEVPDGPMKEAILYGYELVSNTHVAADEYVGNQLSCTSCHAGAGYDEQASSLVGVTANYPQYIARSGGIVTIEERINGCMVRSMNGKKFEMNSDELEAMVAYFAYISQGVPVGAEREWAGTSNMKSVPIPDVAHGEELYAQSCIACHAADGSGTGATTGPALWGENSFNDGAGMARMSKMAGYIQNNMPVGAGGTLSDQDAADLAAYILSQNRPEWANHDKDWPKGGRPNDLMNKEKREQVKNGTIDWEQVLSTN; from the coding sequence ATGAAGAAAATGACAACTGGTATAGCAGGAACAATCTTAATAGCTGCTACTCTTTTTGTTGGAGCAGCCATTAGTGACAAAATATTAGGTGACGCCAATGGTGAGACGAACGAAGCGGCGGTTAAAACACAAATACCAACGACGGCAAATTCACAAAAAGTCGTTTACGCTCCGCCAAGTATCGAAGAAGTACCTGATGGACCGATGAAAGAAGCGATTTTATATGGTTATGAACTGGTAAGTAATACGCATGTTGCGGCAGATGAATACGTAGGAAATCAGCTATCTTGCACAAGCTGTCATGCAGGTGCAGGGTATGATGAACAAGCTTCTTCTCTAGTTGGTGTCACAGCTAACTATCCACAATATATTGCTCGTTCTGGAGGCATTGTAACGATTGAAGAGCGCATTAATGGTTGTATGGTGCGAAGTATGAACGGTAAAAAATTTGAAATGAATAGTGACGAGCTTGAAGCGATGGTAGCCTATTTTGCTTATATTTCACAAGGCGTGCCTGTTGGTGCAGAGCGTGAATGGGCTGGCACAAGTAATATGAAAAGCGTCCCTATTCCAGATGTAGCACATGGTGAAGAACTGTATGCGCAATCTTGTATTGCTTGTCACGCTGCTGATGGTTCTGGAACGGGTGCAACTACAGGTCCTGCATTATGGGGCGAAAATTCCTTTAATGATGGAGCGGGCATGGCACGTATGTCTAAAATGGCTGGCTACATTCAAAACAATATGCCAGTTGGAGCGGGTGGTACGTTATCAGATCAAGATGCTGCTGATTTAGCTGCTTACATTTTATCGCAAAATCGTCCAGAGTGGGCCAACCACGATAAAGACTGGCCTAAAGGTGGTCGTCCTAACGACTTAATGAACAAAGAAAAACGCGAACAAGTGAAAAATGGCACAATTGATTGGGAGCAAGTGCTCTCTACGAACTAA
- a CDS encoding C40 family peptidase: MGKRNKWRKSMVLTLALAGGLLFNTVQPIEAHAEETSQQMIEKKAKIDAEVKKLETELQQLQQEIDEKVKVFNQVQADIKEVDAGIAETEKRIEQRSAILSERMAAYQAQDNTVGVYLSVVLEAKSFADLMDRVVAVKTLMDADQELVNQQEADKVKLEQQKATLDEKQKELQKQFQELQQKESEMEVKKAENQAKSLALKAQIATKQEEERLEAERKAAEEEAARLRALQSATPVVQVNNNGGKPQSIVVGSGAGTASSGGAISTAKQFLGRAYVWGGSNPTTGFDCSGLVQWSYKQAGVSLPRTASQQYLATQRISASEARVGDLVFFSYGSGVAHVGIYLGNNTMIDAQNKGVVIESLDWWNQYLVGFGRIQ, translated from the coding sequence ATGGGTAAGCGCAATAAATGGCGTAAGTCGATGGTGCTAACATTAGCACTTGCAGGCGGCTTATTATTTAATACAGTACAACCGATTGAAGCACACGCTGAAGAAACGTCTCAGCAAATGATCGAGAAAAAAGCAAAAATCGATGCGGAAGTAAAAAAATTAGAGACAGAATTACAACAGCTACAACAAGAAATCGATGAAAAAGTGAAAGTATTTAACCAAGTACAAGCTGATATCAAAGAAGTAGATGCAGGTATTGCTGAAACTGAAAAACGCATTGAGCAACGTTCAGCTATTTTAAGTGAACGTATGGCGGCTTATCAAGCACAAGATAACACTGTAGGTGTCTATTTAAGCGTTGTGCTAGAAGCAAAGAGTTTTGCAGATTTAATGGACCGTGTCGTAGCGGTTAAAACATTAATGGATGCTGACCAAGAGCTAGTAAATCAACAAGAAGCAGACAAAGTGAAATTAGAACAACAAAAAGCAACATTAGATGAAAAACAAAAAGAGCTTCAAAAACAATTCCAAGAGCTTCAACAAAAGGAAAGCGAAATGGAAGTGAAAAAAGCTGAAAACCAAGCAAAATCACTTGCATTAAAAGCTCAAATTGCAACGAAACAAGAAGAAGAGCGTTTAGAAGCTGAACGTAAGGCTGCTGAAGAAGAAGCGGCTCGTTTACGTGCACTTCAATCAGCTACACCTGTTGTTCAAGTGAACAATAATGGTGGCAAACCACAGTCAATCGTCGTGGGGTCTGGTGCTGGTACAGCATCTTCAGGTGGTGCTATTTCAACTGCCAAGCAATTCCTAGGTCGTGCGTATGTTTGGGGTGGTAGTAACCCTACAACAGGCTTTGACTGTTCTGGTCTTGTACAATGGTCTTACAAGCAAGCTGGGGTATCATTACCTCGTACAGCATCACAACAATACTTAGCAACACAACGTATTTCAGCAAGTGAAGCTCGCGTTGGTGATTTAGTATTCTTTAGCTATGGTTCAGGCGTAGCACATGTTGGGATTTACCTTGGTAATAACACAATGATTGATGCGCAAAATAAAGGCGTAGTGATCGAATCACTTGATTGGTGGAACCAATATTTAGTAGGCTTCGGTCGTATTCAATAA
- a CDS encoding ABC1 kinase family protein yields MVYLKLLIQIIFVAGIIYFVSGRLIGSNINFVRRVLSVVISVTLTSFVYWYSYLRHRDFLSETMMQTVTEVSTLIWIGSMLLISMLLYLVFELFDPIGIKGGERRHGQKSILLRLRSYWRQQKRLRQVLKIAVTNGIVQTIKYARQRENEKELAIALRTTLEQCGGIFVKFGQVLSTRKELFSPIIIDELEHLQQSVKPLPHEQVTKILETSLPRSVDDVFIHFQMEPLAAASIGQVHKARLKNYEEVVVKLLRPEVKGIMRDDLDILEEFANWFSNKSTWAESLGFRELAGGFADGLREEIHLDIEVRNTLQVTNALAKSDYKVRIPKIYTEFCDEDIIVMEYVRGKSVAEGASEFRRLNIDRSQFARTILYSFFEQMLFSGIFHADPHPGNVYIDETDGVPILLDFGAVGRLGATQQEGLKLFLLGIQQNDSGILYDGLMLLVENKEHAERARVEQAMDQILLKISYVDRIPTEELIHSLFTVVRDFGLAFYPSVGLALRSLVTLDGTLRVIDSQFDIFTEAKDFSASYMRAAFLRPFKEPLETKERIQEELSMLIPTLRKMPRRIDQLIQRVESGKIILHHDIFSDDHNARFITQLFSRFVLLLVGITFGIISVALLAISQFIHEPYAVYLNTAAYLGLFLCAILLVRLSIQALRSMK; encoded by the coding sequence TTGGTTTATTTGAAGTTACTAATTCAAATTATTTTTGTTGCAGGAATTATTTATTTTGTTAGCGGACGGTTAATAGGTTCTAATATAAATTTTGTACGCAGAGTGCTCTCTGTTGTTATTAGTGTTACGCTTACGTCCTTTGTATATTGGTATTCCTACTTACGCCATCGAGATTTTTTATCGGAAACGATGATGCAAACCGTAACGGAAGTAAGCACCCTTATTTGGATAGGTAGTATGCTCCTTATCTCCATGCTGCTCTACCTCGTTTTCGAACTTTTTGATCCGATTGGTATTAAAGGTGGAGAGCGCCGTCATGGGCAAAAATCAATTTTATTGAGATTGCGTAGCTACTGGCGTCAGCAGAAGCGATTACGTCAGGTGTTAAAAATTGCAGTGACGAATGGGATTGTCCAAACGATTAAATATGCGAGGCAACGAGAAAATGAAAAGGAGCTTGCCATTGCCTTAAGAACAACGTTAGAGCAATGCGGCGGGATTTTCGTCAAATTCGGGCAAGTACTATCTACGCGTAAAGAATTATTTTCTCCAATTATCATTGATGAGCTAGAACATCTACAGCAAAGTGTAAAACCTTTGCCGCATGAGCAGGTGACAAAGATTTTAGAAACTTCCTTACCAAGGTCAGTAGATGATGTCTTTATTCACTTTCAAATGGAGCCATTAGCAGCAGCCTCTATTGGACAAGTACATAAGGCACGACTGAAAAATTACGAAGAAGTTGTGGTGAAGTTACTGCGTCCTGAGGTAAAGGGAATTATGCGTGATGACCTTGATATTTTAGAGGAATTTGCAAATTGGTTTTCCAACAAATCTACTTGGGCAGAGTCGTTAGGCTTTCGAGAATTAGCTGGTGGATTTGCTGATGGGTTAAGGGAAGAAATTCATTTAGATATCGAGGTACGTAATACATTACAGGTAACAAATGCTCTTGCTAAAAGCGATTATAAAGTGCGCATCCCTAAAATATATACAGAGTTTTGTGATGAAGACATTATTGTTATGGAATACGTTCGTGGTAAAAGTGTGGCGGAAGGGGCATCTGAATTTCGACGACTAAACATTGATCGTAGCCAATTTGCACGTACAATTTTGTATTCCTTTTTTGAACAAATGTTATTTTCAGGGATATTTCATGCCGATCCACATCCAGGGAACGTTTATATTGATGAGACCGATGGAGTCCCAATTCTGCTAGACTTCGGAGCGGTTGGACGTCTAGGTGCTACTCAGCAAGAAGGGTTAAAGCTATTTTTACTAGGTATTCAACAAAATGATTCAGGTATTTTATATGATGGCTTAATGCTACTCGTAGAAAATAAAGAACATGCGGAACGTGCTAGGGTGGAGCAGGCTATGGATCAAATCTTGCTGAAAATATCCTATGTTGATCGTATCCCTACCGAAGAACTAATTCATTCGTTATTTACAGTGGTACGGGATTTTGGTCTTGCGTTTTATCCTTCTGTTGGTTTGGCGCTTCGATCTTTAGTAACACTAGATGGAACATTGCGTGTAATTGATTCACAATTTGATATTTTTACAGAAGCGAAGGATTTTTCGGCATCTTATATGCGAGCTGCATTTTTAAGACCGTTTAAAGAACCTTTAGAAACAAAAGAGCGTATACAGGAAGAACTGTCGATGTTAATACCTACTTTACGGAAAATGCCAAGGCGTATCGATCAGCTAATTCAACGAGTAGAAAGTGGAAAAATTATATTGCATCATGATATTTTTTCAGATGACCACAATGCACGTTTCATTACTCAGCTATTTTCCCGTTTTGTCTTATTACTTGTCGGCATTACATTTGGAATCATTTCTGTTGCGTTGTTAGCCATTTCTCAATTTATACATGAACCATATGCAGTGTATTTGAATACGGCCGCATATCTAGGGTTATTTCTGTGTGCAATATTATTAGTACGGCTGTCCATTCAAGCTTTACGCTCAATGAAATAG
- a CDS encoding sulfite exporter TauE/SafE family protein produces the protein MDITWVITIFLIGFVGSYISGMLGIGGSIIKYPMLLYIPPLLGFTAFTAHEVSGISAVQVFFASIAGVWAYRKGGYLNKSLIIYMGGAILAGSFVGSFGSQYLSEAGVNIVYGILALIAAIMMFIPKKQIDDKPMNDVTFNKPVAVILAFIVGIGSGIVGAAGGFLLVPIMLVVLRIPTRMTIATSLAITFISSIGGTIGKLMTGQVDYYPAAIMIVASLIAAPLGAKAGKSLNTKVLQGILAVLILATAIKIWMDIL, from the coding sequence ATGGATATAACATGGGTTATTACGATATTTTTAATCGGCTTTGTAGGATCTTATATTTCAGGTATGCTTGGTATTGGAGGCTCGATTATTAAATATCCAATGCTATTATATATTCCACCTTTACTAGGATTTACTGCATTCACAGCACATGAAGTATCAGGTATTAGTGCTGTACAAGTGTTTTTCGCTTCGATTGCAGGGGTATGGGCATATCGTAAAGGTGGCTATCTAAACAAATCCCTGATTATTTATATGGGTGGGGCAATTTTAGCAGGTAGCTTTGTCGGTAGCTTTGGTTCCCAATATTTATCGGAGGCAGGCGTTAATATCGTTTATGGGATTTTGGCGCTTATAGCGGCAATTATGATGTTTATTCCTAAAAAGCAAATTGACGATAAGCCAATGAATGATGTTACTTTTAATAAGCCCGTAGCGGTAATTTTAGCATTCATAGTCGGTATTGGTTCTGGTATCGTAGGAGCAGCAGGTGGTTTCCTACTTGTACCGATCATGCTTGTTGTACTAAGAATTCCAACGCGTATGACGATTGCTACAAGTTTAGCCATTACTTTTATCTCTTCCATTGGGGGAACAATAGGAAAGCTAATGACGGGGCAAGTGGATTATTATCCAGCAGCCATCATGATTGTGGCAAGTTTAATAGCAGCGCCATTAGGAGCAAAAGCAGGGAAAAGTTTGAATACGAAAGTATTACAAGGGATATTAGCTGTCTTGATTCTAGCAACGGCTATTAAAATTTGGATGGATATTTTATAG